A DNA window from Rhizobium acidisoli contains the following coding sequences:
- a CDS encoding FAD-binding oxidoreductase has translation MDTRTPQVLLAKAARHDVWNPEEDDVLVCLDVQQETHDVKTFTFASPDGKRFAFKAGQYFLFDLEHNGEPESRCYSISSSPHRTNAFSVTVKRVPGGKISNWLHDTLVPGASVKANGPLGHFVRSETSKPKLLLLSGGSGITPVMSILRELADSCEPADVVFMHAARTPQDLIFRDELACIARRLKGLRLHFLPETVAGEASWPGLTGRISADYVRLAVPDIAERTVMCCGPAPFMAAARSISAELGVPGSHYLEESFDAAVIDEPEIPAIQEAAAKVFQVTFSKQARSIEVTGDQSVLSCAKKTGVRIPSSCANGVCGTCKSKLTSGTVDMNHNGGIRQREIDAGFFLPCCSKPLSDLVIER, from the coding sequence ATGGATACTAGGACCCCGCAAGTGCTGCTCGCAAAGGCCGCCCGTCACGACGTCTGGAACCCCGAGGAAGACGATGTGCTCGTCTGTCTCGACGTCCAGCAGGAGACACATGACGTCAAGACCTTCACTTTCGCATCCCCTGACGGGAAGCGGTTCGCCTTCAAGGCCGGACAGTATTTTCTGTTCGACCTGGAGCACAACGGAGAGCCGGAAAGCCGGTGCTACAGCATCTCCTCTTCGCCGCATCGCACGAACGCCTTCTCCGTCACGGTGAAGCGCGTTCCGGGCGGCAAGATCTCCAACTGGCTTCACGACACCCTGGTTCCGGGAGCATCGGTCAAGGCGAACGGCCCGCTTGGCCATTTCGTCCGGTCCGAGACGTCGAAGCCGAAACTTCTGCTGCTCTCCGGCGGGTCCGGCATTACCCCGGTCATGTCGATTCTGCGTGAACTCGCCGACAGCTGCGAACCCGCCGATGTTGTCTTCATGCATGCGGCGCGCACGCCGCAGGATCTGATCTTCCGCGACGAGCTCGCCTGCATCGCCCGCAGGCTGAAGGGCCTTCGGTTGCACTTCCTGCCGGAGACCGTTGCGGGCGAGGCGTCCTGGCCGGGCCTTACCGGCCGCATTTCGGCGGACTATGTCAGGCTCGCGGTTCCCGATATTGCGGAGCGAACGGTGATGTGCTGCGGCCCCGCCCCGTTCATGGCGGCAGCACGCAGCATTTCCGCCGAGCTCGGCGTCCCCGGCTCGCATTACCTCGAGGAAAGCTTCGACGCCGCGGTCATCGACGAACCCGAGATCCCCGCGATCCAGGAAGCGGCCGCCAAGGTCTTTCAGGTCACCTTCTCGAAGCAGGCCCGCAGCATCGAGGTAACCGGTGACCAGAGCGTGCTCTCCTGCGCGAAGAAGACGGGCGTCAGGATTCCGTCTTCCTGCGCCAACGGCGTTTGCGGCACCTGCAAGTCGAAGCTGACATCAGGCACGGTCGACATGAACCACAATGGCGGCATCCGCCAGAGGGAAATCGACGCCGGCTTTTTCCTGCCCTGCTGCTCGAAGCCCCTTAGCGATCTCGTCATCGAACGCTGA
- a CDS encoding M24 family metallopeptidase → MLRDENESVELAGSTVFKDERKQAYLNPDGADRPLISPVPAATLDRARRYRLERLRMKMREWDCGALLLYDPVNIRYAFDSSNMSIWTMHNPSRYALILADGPAIIFEYEGAEHVNDGLPGIDEIRPSKSWIFFTAGNLVEPRLKAWADEIADIVKGNGANRRIAVDRLEPSGAFELTECGFTLLDGQELAERARSIKSADEIELMRWTIRVCEAGMARMYEVSEPGRTEREIWAELHFENARSGGEWLETKLLTAGPRTNPWYQECSDYVIKRGEMISFDTDMIGPYGYCADLSRSWTCGQVAMNAKQKELYAAARDHIEHNLSVIRPGMTFREFNELSWQIPEKYQPYRYTLALHGTGMADEWPGVLLHPDFDPDFSGIIEENMVLNVESLIAEAGSESIKLETQALITSKGAERLDSFPWEDI, encoded by the coding sequence ATGCTGCGAGACGAAAACGAATCCGTCGAGCTGGCCGGCTCGACCGTCTTCAAGGACGAGCGGAAGCAGGCTTACCTCAATCCCGATGGTGCGGACCGGCCTCTCATCAGTCCTGTGCCGGCCGCGACACTCGACCGGGCGCGCCGTTACCGCCTGGAGCGGCTGCGCATGAAGATGCGCGAATGGGATTGCGGCGCCCTGCTGCTCTACGATCCCGTCAACATCCGCTACGCCTTCGACTCGTCGAATATGAGCATCTGGACGATGCATAATCCGTCGCGCTACGCGCTGATCCTGGCCGACGGCCCGGCGATTATTTTCGAATACGAAGGCGCCGAACACGTCAATGACGGACTGCCCGGCATCGACGAGATCCGGCCGTCGAAATCCTGGATCTTCTTCACCGCAGGCAACCTCGTGGAACCCCGCCTGAAGGCCTGGGCGGACGAGATCGCCGACATCGTCAAGGGGAATGGCGCCAACAGGCGCATCGCCGTCGACAGGCTCGAACCATCAGGCGCGTTCGAACTCACGGAATGCGGATTTACCCTTCTCGACGGCCAGGAGCTGGCCGAACGGGCGCGGTCGATCAAAAGCGCCGATGAAATCGAGCTGATGCGCTGGACGATCCGCGTCTGCGAAGCGGGAATGGCGCGGATGTACGAAGTATCAGAGCCGGGCCGCACCGAGCGGGAAATCTGGGCCGAGCTCCACTTCGAAAATGCGCGCAGCGGCGGCGAATGGCTGGAAACCAAGCTGCTGACCGCAGGCCCCCGAACCAATCCCTGGTATCAGGAATGCTCGGACTACGTCATCAAGCGCGGCGAGATGATCTCCTTCGACACCGATATGATCGGCCCCTACGGCTATTGCGCCGACCTCTCGCGCTCATGGACCTGCGGTCAAGTAGCCATGAACGCCAAGCAGAAGGAGCTTTACGCGGCAGCCAGGGACCACATCGAACACAATCTGTCGGTCATCCGGCCGGGCATGACGTTCCGGGAGTTCAACGAACTGTCCTGGCAAATCCCGGAGAAATACCAGCCTTATCGCTATACGCTCGCCCTGCACGGCACCGGCATGGCCGACGAATGGCCGGGGGTGCTGCTGCACCCGGATTTCGATCCCGATTTCAGCGGCATCATCGAGGAGAACATGGTGCTCAACGTCGAAAGCCTGATCGCCGAAGCCGGTTCCGAGAGCATCAAACTGGAAACCCAGGCCCTGATCACATCAAAGGGCGCGGAGCGGCTGGACAGCTTTCCGTGGGAGGATATCTGA
- a CDS encoding GlxA family transcriptional regulator, giving the protein MRPEQHRQGDGAAKSGARLKVGFVLSRSFTLSAFALFVDTLRLASDEQDRSGRVLADWQVIGSTRHLITSSCGVQVAPTSDFVDPLKFDYIVVVGGLLTVENPVDQQTINFLRQADAKKVPLIGVCTGSFILAAADLMKRHESCVSWLHYKEFRERFPDLGVRSDRLFNLDRQRGSCAGGSSSADMAALLVRKYISRDAERNALEVLQIEKARAPADIQPRRPLYDDYDDARVKAAMITMEQFVDGSISIQKLAGMVGLSRRQLERIFIDKTGMSPAKAYNRVRMERAKSILVQSKAPLIEIALDVGFENASQFTRTFKRTFGQTPSQHRAAALRAH; this is encoded by the coding sequence ATGCGACCGGAGCAGCATCGGCAGGGGGACGGCGCCGCGAAATCAGGTGCCCGGCTCAAGGTGGGGTTCGTGCTGTCGCGGTCGTTTACGCTGTCGGCCTTCGCGCTCTTCGTCGACACGCTGCGGCTTGCCAGTGACGAGCAGGATCGGTCCGGAAGGGTGCTTGCCGACTGGCAGGTGATCGGCAGCACGCGCCATCTGATCACCTCGAGCTGCGGCGTCCAGGTTGCTCCGACCTCCGATTTCGTCGATCCGCTGAAATTCGACTATATCGTCGTCGTCGGCGGGCTTCTGACGGTGGAAAACCCTGTCGACCAGCAGACCATCAATTTTCTCAGGCAGGCGGATGCCAAGAAGGTGCCGCTGATCGGCGTCTGCACCGGGTCGTTCATTCTTGCGGCCGCGGATCTGATGAAGCGGCACGAGTCCTGCGTGAGCTGGCTGCATTACAAGGAATTTCGCGAGCGGTTTCCCGACCTCGGCGTTCGGTCCGACCGGCTCTTCAATCTCGATCGCCAGCGCGGATCCTGCGCCGGCGGCAGCAGTTCGGCCGACATGGCCGCGTTGCTCGTCAGGAAATATATCAGCCGGGATGCCGAGCGAAATGCGCTTGAGGTGCTTCAGATCGAGAAGGCCCGGGCGCCGGCGGACATCCAGCCTCGCCGTCCGCTGTATGACGATTATGACGACGCTCGCGTCAAGGCGGCGATGATTACGATGGAACAGTTCGTCGACGGCAGCATATCGATCCAGAAGCTTGCCGGCATGGTTGGGCTGTCACGGCGGCAGCTGGAGAGAATTTTCATCGACAAGACGGGAATGTCTCCCGCTAAGGCCTATAATCGGGTCCGCATGGAGCGGGCGAAATCGATCCTGGTCCAGTCGAAGGCGCCGCTTATCGAGATCGCGCTCGATGTCGGCTTCGAAAATGCCTCGCAATTCACGCGAACCTTCAAGCGGACCTTCGGGCAGACCCCGTCACAGCATCGCGCGGCAGCTTTAAGAGCACACTGA
- a CDS encoding 4-hydroxyproline epimerase codes for MRNSFFCIDAHTCGNPVRLVAGGGPLLPHLPMGERREIFVRDHDWVRKALMFEPRGHDIMSGSIIYPPYREDCDFAVLFIEVSGCLPMCGAGTIGTVTAAIEEGLVKPREPGRVAIETPAGRVDVTYEEKGGYVDSVRLHNVASYLHEADVEVDVPGKGRLRVDISYGGNYYAVVEPQENWSGLDGMSASDIVGCSQKLRSALAEVCDPVHPDDARIRGVHHAIWCDRPVNDVSDGRCAVFYGDKAIDRSPGGTGTSARMAQLHGKGRLAVGSRYLHESLIGTIFEGRVEAEARIGPYRGILPSIGGWARVIGHNTIFVDDRDPLAHGFQIR; via the coding sequence ATGAGAAACAGTTTCTTCTGCATCGATGCACATACCTGCGGCAATCCCGTCCGCCTCGTTGCCGGCGGCGGCCCGCTGCTTCCGCACCTGCCGATGGGCGAGCGCCGGGAGATCTTCGTGCGTGACCACGACTGGGTCCGCAAGGCGCTGATGTTCGAGCCGAGGGGGCATGACATCATGTCGGGTTCGATCATCTATCCCCCGTATCGGGAGGACTGCGATTTCGCCGTTCTTTTCATTGAGGTCAGCGGCTGCCTGCCGATGTGCGGCGCCGGCACGATCGGCACCGTAACCGCAGCGATCGAAGAGGGACTGGTCAAGCCGCGCGAGCCTGGTCGGGTCGCCATCGAAACGCCGGCCGGCAGAGTTGATGTCACCTATGAGGAGAAGGGCGGATATGTTGATTCCGTTCGTCTCCACAATGTGGCGAGCTATCTGCATGAGGCGGATGTCGAGGTCGATGTGCCCGGCAAGGGCCGTCTGCGCGTTGATATCTCCTATGGCGGCAATTATTATGCGGTCGTCGAGCCGCAAGAGAATTGGAGCGGGCTCGACGGCATGAGCGCCTCCGACATCGTCGGTTGCAGCCAGAAGCTCAGATCAGCGTTGGCCGAGGTCTGCGATCCCGTTCATCCCGACGATGCCAGGATCCGCGGTGTACATCATGCGATCTGGTGCGACCGTCCGGTGAACGACGTCTCAGACGGACGCTGCGCGGTCTTTTATGGCGACAAGGCGATCGACCGGTCCCCGGGCGGCACCGGCACCTCGGCGCGCATGGCCCAGCTCCACGGGAAGGGGCGGCTCGCCGTCGGGTCGAGATATCTCCATGAAAGCCTGATCGGAACCATTTTCGAGGGCCGGGTCGAAGCCGAGGCAAGGATCGGACCCTATCGCGGGATTCTTCCCAGCATCGGAGGCTGGGCGCGGGTCATCGGCCACAATACCATTTTCGTTGACGACCGCGATCCGCTGGCGCACGGTTTTCAAATTCGATGA
- a CDS encoding ABC transporter permease gives MNLSTLQFSPGAFLAPSVDWLNTNLHPLFAAISYLVETVLSAIEAALLFVPPYALIAIVVVVAFFAVSLRAAILAGLCLGFCLLVGLWTASMQTLALVSVAVVISVLIAFPIGVLCSRHKTLEAVVRPILDVMQTVPPWVYLIPAVMIFSLGRVPAIIATIVYGIPPMLRLTTLAFNQVPKVFLELGSAIGAPPRSILWKIEIPLAKQTLLVGLNQCILLSLAMVVLAGLVGAGGLGAEVTRGLTRMEMGLGLRAGLAIVAVALLLDRLSRGLLDRDRLPKAR, from the coding sequence ATGAATCTCTCGACCTTGCAGTTTTCGCCCGGCGCCTTCCTGGCGCCATCGGTCGATTGGCTCAACACCAATCTTCACCCGCTGTTTGCGGCCATCAGCTATCTGGTGGAAACGGTGCTTTCGGCAATCGAGGCAGCACTTCTCTTCGTGCCGCCCTATGCGCTGATCGCGATCGTCGTCGTCGTGGCATTTTTTGCCGTCAGCCTGCGCGCCGCGATCCTTGCCGGCCTCTGCCTCGGCTTCTGCCTGCTTGTCGGGCTGTGGACGGCATCGATGCAGACCCTGGCGCTGGTCAGCGTCGCCGTCGTGATCTCGGTGCTCATCGCCTTCCCGATCGGTGTCCTGTGCTCGCGACACAAGACGCTGGAAGCGGTGGTTCGGCCAATTCTCGACGTGATGCAGACAGTGCCGCCCTGGGTCTACCTCATTCCGGCGGTGATGATCTTCAGCCTTGGGCGCGTGCCGGCGATTATCGCCACCATCGTCTACGGCATTCCCCCGATGCTGCGCCTGACGACGTTGGCCTTCAACCAGGTGCCGAAAGTCTTCCTCGAACTCGGCAGCGCCATCGGCGCGCCGCCGCGCTCGATCCTCTGGAAGATCGAAATCCCGCTGGCCAAGCAGACGCTGCTGGTCGGGCTCAACCAGTGCATTCTTCTGTCGCTGGCCATGGTCGTGCTGGCCGGCCTCGTCGGCGCAGGCGGCCTCGGCGCCGAGGTGACACGCGGGCTGACGCGCATGGAGATGGGGCTTGGTCTCAGGGCCGGCCTGGCGATCGTCGCGGTCGCCCTTCTGCTGGACCGGCTGTCGCGCGGCCTGCTCGACCGTGACAGGCTGCCGAAGGCGAGATGA
- a CDS encoding ABC transporter permease yields the protein MDSSAFTDVFDEWTDSALEWVSDNGETLFDYIRQVLEGLYDGILWLLQLPPFYVIALVVALIGWRLVNVWFALLSGFALALCFWMGLWPETMSTLALVLTATVIALAIGIPIGIAAGFFTALDRFMEPGLDLIQTLPPYIYLLPAIALLGYGPAKALIATVIVAVPPAIRLTSLGIRMTPKEFIELGEALGMTPAKMFFKIRLPFALPSIMAGINQSLMMAFGMVVIAGIVGSGGLGETIYGAIRTLDIATSINGAIAIVVLTMVIDRITQSAARLGTGRKA from the coding sequence ATGGATAGTTCAGCCTTCACCGATGTTTTCGACGAATGGACGGACTCGGCGCTCGAATGGGTGAGCGACAACGGGGAGACCCTCTTCGACTATATTAGACAGGTTCTCGAAGGGCTTTATGACGGTATCCTCTGGCTCCTGCAGCTTCCGCCCTTCTATGTGATCGCGCTGGTCGTGGCGCTGATCGGCTGGCGGCTGGTCAATGTCTGGTTCGCTCTCCTGAGCGGCTTCGCGCTGGCGCTTTGTTTTTGGATGGGGCTCTGGCCGGAGACGATGAGCACGCTGGCTCTGGTTCTGACCGCGACTGTGATCGCCTTGGCGATCGGCATCCCGATCGGCATCGCCGCCGGCTTTTTCACCGCCCTCGATCGCTTCATGGAGCCGGGCCTCGATCTGATCCAGACGCTTCCGCCCTATATCTATCTGCTGCCGGCGATTGCCCTGCTCGGCTACGGGCCGGCGAAGGCGCTGATCGCGACCGTGATCGTCGCGGTGCCGCCGGCAATCCGCCTGACCTCGCTCGGCATCCGCATGACCCCCAAGGAATTCATCGAACTTGGGGAGGCGCTCGGGATGACGCCGGCAAAGATGTTCTTCAAGATCCGTCTTCCCTTTGCCCTGCCGAGCATCATGGCGGGTATCAACCAGAGCCTGATGATGGCCTTCGGCATGGTGGTCATCGCCGGCATCGTCGGCTCCGGCGGGCTCGGAGAGACGATCTACGGCGCGATCAGGACACTCGACATCGCCACCTCTATCAATGGAGCGATCGCCATCGTGGTATTGACCATGGTGATTGACCGGATAACCCAGAGTGCCGCTCGCTTGGGAACAGGGAGGAAAGCATGA